In one window of Desulfonatronum thioautotrophicum DNA:
- a CDS encoding glycosyltransferase family 4 protein encodes MPHPLHILHTESSPNWGGQEMRILEQIRWLIDQGHRGWIAAHPASKIVERATSLGLPVFPLAFRGSANPAVFMKLLRFVREKGIHVIDAHGSRDAQLCAWLRLFGYPVVRSVHVTKPISRDITHTPYWKYGADRIIVTAKLLRGRVAEAGLDPQRIDVIGEGIDLARFHPRVSGGQVRREFGIAGHTRVVVNIGMIRPDKGQLFFVEAAALVHQTSPDVRFLLVGQGTRPEFEEQVRQRIQERDLAGVVTMTGYREDVPEIIAAADCVVLASVDVEAQSRVVPQAFAMRRPVVATDVGAVAELVGDQTGWLVPGQDIPAMARAVLDVLDKGDPARVETAFQLATSRLGFERMMAKTLQSYRAARGKTVSARTTATTGAS; translated from the coding sequence ATGCCCCACCCCTTGCACATTTTACATACGGAATCCAGCCCCAACTGGGGTGGCCAGGAAATGCGCATCCTGGAACAGATCCGCTGGTTGATCGACCAGGGACATCGCGGCTGGATCGCGGCCCATCCTGCTTCGAAAATCGTGGAGCGGGCAACGTCCCTGGGTCTGCCTGTTTTTCCCCTGGCATTCCGGGGCAGTGCCAACCCGGCCGTGTTCATGAAGCTGCTGCGCTTCGTGCGGGAAAAGGGCATTCACGTCATCGACGCCCACGGCTCGCGGGATGCCCAGCTCTGCGCGTGGCTGCGTCTGTTCGGCTATCCGGTTGTCCGCTCCGTCCATGTCACCAAACCCATTTCCCGCGACATCACCCATACCCCTTACTGGAAATATGGCGCGGACCGAATCATCGTCACGGCGAAGCTGTTGCGGGGCAGGGTGGCCGAGGCTGGTCTCGACCCCCAGCGCATTGACGTCATCGGGGAAGGCATTGACCTGGCCCGCTTCCATCCCAGGGTTTCCGGCGGGCAGGTTCGCCGGGAATTCGGCATTGCAGGGCATACGCGCGTCGTGGTCAATATCGGCATGATCCGCCCGGACAAAGGCCAGCTCTTTTTTGTCGAGGCGGCCGCGTTGGTGCACCAGACATCACCCGATGTCCGCTTCCTGCTTGTGGGCCAGGGCACCCGGCCGGAATTCGAGGAGCAGGTGCGCCAACGGATTCAGGAGCGTGATCTGGCCGGTGTCGTGACCATGACCGGATACCGGGAGGATGTCCCGGAAATCATCGCTGCCGCGGATTGCGTCGTCCTGGCCTCCGTGGATGTGGAGGCCCAGTCCCGAGTGGTTCCCCAGGCCTTTGCCATGCGCAGGCCCGTGGTCGCCACAGATGTCGGGGCAGTGGCCGAGCTGGTCGGGGACCAAACAGGATGGCTGGTTCCGGGACAAGATATCCCGGCCATGGCCAGGGCCGTGCTGGATGTTCTGGACAAGGGCGACCCGGCCCGCGTTGAGACCGCTTTCCAATTGGCCACATCCCGGCTGGGGTTTGAGCGCATGATGGCCAAAACCCTGCAAAGTTACCGGGCTGCCCGGGGCAAGACCGTTTCTGCCCGGACAACCGCCACGACGGGGGCATCATGA
- a CDS encoding dephospho-CoA kinase, which translates to MSSPAEPQPEQVELVAVVDQGQAGIRLDQFLMDRTRHLGITRSKIQAWIKSGFATVDGRPCLRPGRRLATGERLELGKIPPQAALQPENRTLRILYYDDDLVVLNKPAGLVVHPAPGLDHGTLVHRLLHHFPELSQLEGARPGIVHRLDKDTTGLMAVALTEAARLRLTASFAERGVKKVYLALVHGRPDSSGLVDAPIGRHPTSKTRMAVVAKGGKPAHSEYTLLWTAPGDRFSLLCVRILSGRTHQIRVHMQHIDHPLLGDPTYCPAAHASWQSAIPGLNMVLQRPMLHAWKLGLPHPRSEEPMDFQVAPPKDMFQTILVGSRTTQRVGLIGMPGCGKSLLLADLAGQGIPVWSADRAVAELYRPGQNGWELLRRRYGERFTPMPTEPVDKKALLQAMRDIPGLRREVEAMIHPLVKHHLHAFWKTNYAARVTVAEVPLLLESGWTSGFDLIVGLACDPHRRRDWLRAHRGWDDNLLADMESWQWPEEKKLQSCGLVINNPGTREGLAQVALRLSRVLRWLRNQDVRRRLAHVQALVIPAPQREYHDSTAR; encoded by the coding sequence ATGTCCTCCCCTGCTGAGCCCCAACCAGAGCAGGTGGAACTGGTTGCCGTCGTCGACCAAGGCCAGGCCGGGATTCGGCTGGACCAGTTCTTGATGGATCGCACCAGGCACCTCGGCATTACCCGTTCCAAAATTCAGGCCTGGATCAAAAGCGGTTTTGCCACGGTTGATGGCCGCCCCTGCCTCCGCCCGGGACGACGCCTCGCTACAGGCGAACGCCTGGAGTTGGGGAAGATCCCCCCGCAGGCTGCGTTACAGCCTGAAAACCGAACACTGCGCATCCTTTACTACGACGATGATCTGGTGGTTTTGAACAAGCCTGCCGGGCTGGTGGTCCATCCCGCTCCGGGGCTGGACCACGGCACGCTGGTCCACCGCCTGCTGCACCATTTTCCGGAACTCTCACAGTTGGAGGGCGCCCGGCCCGGCATCGTGCACCGATTGGACAAGGACACCACCGGCCTGATGGCCGTGGCCTTGACCGAAGCGGCCAGGCTGCGCTTGACTGCCTCCTTTGCCGAGCGGGGCGTAAAAAAGGTCTACTTGGCCTTGGTGCACGGTCGCCCCGATTCGAGTGGCCTCGTTGATGCCCCCATCGGCCGTCACCCGACCTCCAAAACCCGCATGGCCGTGGTGGCCAAGGGCGGCAAACCGGCACACAGCGAGTATACGCTGCTCTGGACAGCACCAGGGGACCGATTCAGCCTGCTTTGCGTGCGCATTCTCAGCGGGCGGACCCATCAGATCCGGGTGCACATGCAACACATCGACCACCCTCTGCTAGGTGACCCGACCTATTGCCCGGCAGCGCATGCATCATGGCAATCGGCAATCCCCGGGTTGAACATGGTGCTGCAACGTCCTATGCTGCACGCCTGGAAATTGGGTCTTCCACACCCGCGCAGTGAAGAGCCCATGGATTTCCAGGTGGCACCGCCCAAGGACATGTTTCAGACCATCCTGGTTGGTTCCCGCACCACCCAGCGCGTCGGCCTGATCGGCATGCCCGGTTGCGGCAAGAGCCTGCTTTTGGCTGATTTGGCCGGACAGGGCATTCCGGTCTGGAGTGCGGACAGGGCCGTGGCCGAACTGTATCGCCCGGGTCAAAACGGCTGGGAACTGCTCCGGCGTCGCTACGGTGAACGCTTCACTCCGATGCCCACGGAACCCGTTGACAAGAAGGCCCTTCTGCAGGCCATGCGGGACATTCCCGGGCTGCGCCGGGAGGTGGAGGCCATGATCCACCCCTTGGTCAAACACCACCTGCACGCGTTCTGGAAAACGAATTACGCGGCTCGGGTCACCGTTGCCGAAGTTCCGCTGCTCCTGGAGTCCGGCTGGACCTCCGGCTTCGACCTGATTGTCGGTTTGGCCTGCGATCCACACCGCCGCCGGGACTGGCTGCGCGCGCATCGCGGCTGGGACGACAATCTGCTGGCCGACATGGAATCCTGGCAATGGCCCGAGGAGAAAAAACTCCAATCCTGCGGTCTGGTCATCAACAACCCCGGCACCCGGGAAGGCCTTGCCCAGGTGGCGCTCAGACTGTCGAGGGTCCTGCGGTGGCTGCGCAATCAGGACGTCCGTCGCCGCCTGGCCCATGTCCAAGCCCTGGTCATCCCCGCACCCCAGAGGGAATACCATGATTCCACTGCGAGATAA
- a CDS encoding rhomboid family intramembrane serine protease translates to MIPLRDNIPSRGPSYGVWLIIILNTAVFLLQLTMTGRELLQFTHIFGMVPARVTDPAWAEFVGYAPNWATTLITHMFLHAGWLHFLLNMWMLWIFGDNVEDVMGPLRFLLFYLLCGLGAILIHLVFNLGSQVPVIGASGAIAGVMGAYLLLYPHAKVVALVPIFFLPYFFEVPAVIFLSIWFLIQILSGVFSLIFNGMGGGIAWWAHIGGFLVGVALIRLFQKRGACRHCTTLEQWFRQHSR, encoded by the coding sequence ATGATTCCACTGCGAGATAACATCCCCAGCCGCGGTCCGTCCTACGGAGTGTGGCTGATTATCATCCTGAACACGGCGGTTTTCCTCCTGCAATTGACCATGACCGGGCGGGAACTGCTGCAGTTCACCCACATCTTCGGCATGGTTCCGGCCAGGGTAACCGATCCGGCCTGGGCTGAATTTGTCGGATACGCGCCGAATTGGGCCACGACCCTGATCACGCACATGTTCCTCCATGCCGGATGGCTGCACTTTCTGTTGAACATGTGGATGCTCTGGATATTCGGGGACAACGTGGAGGACGTCATGGGGCCATTGCGGTTTTTGCTTTTCTATCTGCTCTGCGGTCTCGGCGCGATCCTCATCCACCTGGTATTCAATCTCGGCTCACAGGTTCCGGTTATTGGCGCCTCCGGGGCAATTGCCGGAGTCATGGGCGCATATCTGCTGCTCTACCCCCATGCCAAGGTGGTGGCCCTGGTCCCCATTTTTTTTCTCCCCTACTTTTTTGAAGTCCCAGCGGTCATCTTTCTCAGCATCTGGTTCCTGATCCAGATCCTTTCCGGTGTTTTTTCCCTGATCTTCAACGGCATGGGCGGCGGCATTGCCTGGTGGGCGCACATCGGGGGCTTTCTCGTCGGCGTCGCCCTGATCAGGCTTTTCCAAAAACGCGGTGCCTGCCGACACTGCACCACCTTGGAGCAGTGGTTCCGGCAGCATAGTCGGTGA
- the gpmI gene encoding 2,3-bisphosphoglycerate-independent phosphoglycerate mutase, which produces MSIAPLTPLTDVQPCPGPVVLVIMDGIGLGPRDASDGVHVSHTPVLDALLQEPLMISLKAHGTAVGLPSDDDMGNSEVGHNALGAGRVFSQGARLVNEAIASGRVFQGETWQRVIQAGKDGGTVHFIGLTSDGNVHSHVEQLYALLDGCAREKIRRVRVHALLDGRDVDQKSALRYVGPLEDRLRKLSVEGRDYRIASGGGRMVTTMDRYNANWPVVEKGWQAHVLGHGRRFTSASEAIETFYQEDPKITDQYMDSFVVVEHDTPVGTIEDGDAVIFFNFRGDRAIEISRAFEEEEFTEFDRIRRPDVIYAGMMQYDGDAMIPKQFLVAPPTITGTVGEYLCATGITSFTISETQKYGHVTYFWNGNKSGYINPELETYEEILSDRIAFDLRPWMKAAEITDRVIESIAAGRHRFIRVNLANGDMVGHTGVEPAIRIAVATVDLCLGRILDAVADAGGIAVITSDHGNAECMWTEKNGKRSPMVAHTLNPVPFIVKDFHDQNTLRLTSVPDPGLANVAATLCTLLGYASPEAYQPPLVNYVFNQQ; this is translated from the coding sequence ATGTCCATCGCTCCCCTCACCCCCCTCACAGACGTGCAACCCTGTCCCGGCCCCGTGGTCCTCGTCATCATGGACGGCATCGGCCTGGGCCCCCGGGATGCCAGCGATGGCGTCCATGTCTCGCACACTCCGGTCCTGGACGCCCTGCTTCAAGAGCCACTCATGATCTCCCTCAAGGCCCACGGCACGGCGGTGGGCCTGCCTTCGGACGATGACATGGGCAATTCCGAGGTGGGCCACAACGCCTTGGGGGCCGGCCGGGTCTTTTCCCAAGGGGCCAGGCTGGTCAACGAAGCCATAGCCTCCGGTCGGGTGTTTCAGGGCGAAACCTGGCAACGCGTGATTCAGGCCGGCAAGGACGGCGGGACCGTCCACTTTATCGGCCTGACCTCCGACGGCAACGTGCATAGCCATGTTGAACAGCTGTACGCTCTTCTGGACGGCTGCGCTCGGGAGAAAATCCGTCGGGTACGGGTACATGCCTTACTGGACGGTCGGGACGTGGACCAGAAGAGCGCGCTGCGCTACGTAGGCCCATTGGAAGACCGCCTGCGCAAACTGTCCGTCGAAGGCCGGGACTACCGGATCGCCTCGGGTGGAGGGCGGATGGTCACGACCATGGACCGCTACAACGCCAACTGGCCGGTTGTGGAGAAGGGCTGGCAGGCCCATGTTTTGGGCCACGGTCGTCGCTTCACCTCGGCTTCGGAGGCCATCGAAACATTTTACCAGGAAGACCCGAAGATAACGGATCAGTACATGGACAGCTTCGTGGTCGTGGAGCATGACACGCCGGTGGGAACCATCGAGGATGGCGACGCCGTGATTTTTTTCAATTTTCGAGGAGACCGGGCCATCGAGATTTCCCGGGCCTTTGAGGAAGAGGAATTCACCGAGTTCGACCGAATCCGCCGTCCGGACGTGATCTATGCCGGGATGATGCAGTATGACGGAGACGCCATGATTCCCAAGCAGTTTCTCGTGGCCCCGCCGACCATCACCGGCACGGTTGGGGAATACCTCTGCGCCACGGGAATCACCTCGTTCACCATTTCTGAAACCCAGAAATACGGCCACGTCACCTACTTCTGGAACGGCAATAAATCCGGATATATCAATCCAGAGCTGGAGACCTACGAAGAAATACTCTCGGACAGAATCGCCTTTGACCTGCGCCCCTGGATGAAAGCCGCGGAGATCACCGACCGTGTCATCGAGAGCATTGCCGCGGGCCGACATCGCTTCATTCGGGTGAATCTGGCCAACGGAGACATGGTCGGGCATACCGGGGTGGAACCGGCGATCCGCATTGCCGTGGCCACCGTGGACCTCTGCCTGGGACGCATTCTGGACGCCGTCGCCGATGCCGGCGGCATTGCCGTCATCACTTCGGACCACGGCAACGCCGAATGCATGTGGACCGAAAAAAACGGCAAACGGTCACCCATGGTCGCCCATACCCTGAACCCGGTGCCGTTCATCGTCAAGGACTTCCACGACCAAAACACCCTCCGCCTGACCTCCGTCCCAGACCCCGGCCTGGCCAATGTCGCGGCCACCCTCTGCACCCTGCTGGG
- a CDS encoding polysaccharide deacetylase family protein, whose translation MLAVVMYHDVVPGGGKYANDPRLLHAHLRYVRDNHPVVLPGEPLQPNKLSICLTFDDAHVGFYHFVYPILREMGLRALVSVSTDVIRDSVVVPMPDRLNVSSQVGRKGNTACFCSWQELREMQDSGAAQIACHSAGHRDLTDPDVDLVREIHGAGQIIADHLGRFPNTYVYPSGLVNRRIDRLTARHYPYRMRIGAALNRGWRNPGGGPLYRLQGDALRNERGPLQATWKSRLRYYWNILRGR comes from the coding sequence GTGCTTGCCGTCGTGATGTACCATGACGTGGTCCCAGGCGGGGGCAAGTACGCCAATGACCCACGGCTACTCCACGCCCATCTGCGGTACGTGCGCGACAACCACCCCGTGGTCTTGCCGGGGGAACCGCTCCAGCCGAACAAGCTGAGTATCTGCCTGACCTTTGACGATGCCCACGTCGGCTTCTATCACTTCGTCTACCCGATATTGCGGGAGATGGGGCTGCGCGCCCTGGTCAGCGTGTCCACGGACGTCATCCGGGACAGCGTCGTTGTCCCGATGCCCGACCGGCTGAACGTCAGTTCCCAGGTTGGGCGCAAGGGAAACACGGCCTGCTTCTGCTCCTGGCAAGAACTGCGGGAAATGCAGGACAGCGGAGCGGCCCAGATAGCTTGCCATTCCGCGGGGCATCGGGACTTGACCGACCCTGACGTGGACCTGGTCCGGGAAATCCATGGGGCCGGGCAGATCATCGCCGACCACCTGGGCCGATTCCCGAACACCTATGTATATCCATCCGGCCTGGTAAACCGCCGCATCGATCGTCTCACGGCCCGCCACTACCCCTACCGGATGCGCATCGGCGCGGCCCTGAACCGCGGCTGGCGCAACCCCGGCGGCGGTCCGCTCTACCGGCTCCAGGGCGACGCCTTGCGAAATGAACGTGGCCCGTTGCAGGCAACATGGAAATCAAGGCTCCGGTATTACTGGAATATTCTCCGCGGCAGGTAG
- a CDS encoding peptidylprolyl isomerase has protein sequence MLDAIRRNAQSWGVKVIFGIIILVFVFWGVGSFRSERGDILAEINGSPLLLEDFQRVYRQTLDNLRQENPNISVEELERMDFRGQIFGQMVNAKLMEQEATRLGINVTAQELRQSIVEMLVFRDQDDRFSPAQYQAVLRAHNLTPAQFERDFRGDLKIQRLGEFIGLPATISDQDARDFFTFAQEETVLNYLSFPWTMELDRFEVDEEAIEAHYQANVDTFQVPPRIRIAYLHISPAELADPTRVTQEEIEAYYTNMAHEFAVPEQVHARHILITPEDDSQTAEDQVREKLVQLLVRMQAGESFAELAREYSDDASAAQGGDLGWFGRGEMVDAFEDAAFALEPGHTSEPVRTPFGWHLIQVQERRDSGVVPLEDVAGTIRARLAEEHGLDRLAEALDLAMEQLIVGESLETAAEMLDLPLRTTDFFPMGQSPAELDLTPEAVAVLFGLQDGETTQTPLLLADGYLLARRIDFEPQHVRPLEDVRERILTQLRLDMAKEAARAKAEQALELIHAEDPQAYDPEELQTSAAFGRQGFIPGLGFHPSLGKDAFTAEIGEWLPQVYQLQDAFIVARVHERIAPSEELWLAERADWRSALLQSRQREFLQAFVAELYRAAEIRVLRQDVLRPASR, from the coding sequence ATGCTTGACGCAATTCGCCGTAACGCCCAGTCCTGGGGCGTCAAAGTCATATTCGGCATCATCATCCTGGTTTTCGTCTTCTGGGGAGTCGGCAGCTTCCGAAGCGAGCGGGGCGACATCCTGGCGGAAATCAACGGCAGCCCGTTGCTGCTGGAAGACTTTCAACGGGTTTATCGGCAGACGTTGGACAACCTGCGTCAGGAAAATCCAAACATATCCGTGGAAGAACTGGAACGGATGGATTTCCGTGGTCAGATTTTCGGTCAAATGGTCAACGCCAAGCTTATGGAGCAGGAAGCCACCCGGCTTGGCATCAATGTTACCGCCCAGGAGCTGCGCCAATCCATCGTGGAGATGCTCGTTTTTCGCGACCAGGACGACCGCTTCAGTCCAGCCCAGTACCAGGCGGTATTGCGCGCCCACAACCTGACCCCCGCGCAGTTTGAACGTGATTTCCGCGGGGACCTGAAAATCCAGCGCCTCGGGGAATTCATCGGCCTGCCCGCCACGATTTCCGACCAGGATGCCCGCGATTTCTTCACATTTGCTCAAGAAGAAACCGTGCTGAACTACCTCTCGTTTCCCTGGACCATGGAACTGGATCGGTTCGAGGTGGATGAAGAGGCCATCGAGGCCCACTATCAGGCCAACGTGGACACCTTCCAGGTTCCTCCCAGAATCCGCATCGCCTATCTGCATATCAGCCCGGCCGAACTGGCCGATCCAACCCGCGTCACCCAGGAAGAGATCGAGGCATATTACACGAATATGGCCCACGAATTTGCGGTTCCCGAGCAGGTCCACGCTCGACACATTCTCATCACCCCCGAGGACGACTCGCAGACCGCGGAGGATCAGGTTCGGGAAAAACTGGTGCAGCTGCTGGTTCGGATGCAGGCAGGAGAATCTTTTGCCGAATTGGCCAGGGAATACTCCGACGACGCCAGCGCGGCCCAGGGTGGCGATCTGGGCTGGTTCGGCCGTGGCGAAATGGTTGATGCCTTTGAGGACGCGGCGTTTGCCCTTGAACCTGGTCATACCAGTGAACCGGTGCGTACCCCGTTTGGCTGGCATCTGATCCAGGTCCAGGAGCGTCGAGATAGTGGCGTGGTGCCTCTGGAAGACGTCGCCGGGACCATCCGGGCCCGGTTGGCCGAGGAGCACGGTCTTGACCGGCTTGCCGAGGCCCTGGATCTGGCCATGGAACAGCTCATTGTCGGTGAATCCCTGGAGACGGCAGCTGAAATGCTGGACCTTCCCCTGCGCACCACGGATTTCTTCCCCATGGGCCAATCCCCGGCTGAGCTGGACCTGACTCCCGAAGCCGTTGCCGTGTTGTTCGGCCTTCAGGACGGCGAAACCACCCAGACTCCCCTTCTCCTGGCCGACGGCTATCTCCTGGCACGACGCATCGACTTTGAGCCGCAACACGTGCGTCCCTTGGAGGACGTCCGTGAGCGTATCCTCACCCAGCTTCGCCTGGACATGGCCAAGGAGGCCGCACGGGCCAAGGCCGAGCAGGCTCTGGAATTGATACACGCTGAGGATCCCCAGGCCTACGACCCCGAGGAATTACAGACCAGTGCTGCCTTCGGACGCCAGGGGTTCATCCCCGGCCTGGGGTTTCATCCCAGTCTGGGCAAAGACGCATTCACCGCCGAAATCGGGGAGTGGCTGCCGCAGGTATATCAGTTGCAAGACGCATTCATCGTTGCTCGCGTACACGAGCGCATTGCCCCCAGCGAGGAACTATGGCTTGCGGAGCGGGCCGACTGGCGCAGCGCTCTGCTCCAGTCTCGCCAACGCGAATTCCTGCAGGCATTCGTGGCCGAGCTGTATCGCGCGGCCGAAATCCGGGTGCTGCGCCAGGACGTCCTGCGGCCGGCGTCACGATAG
- the trxB gene encoding thioredoxin-disulfide reductase: protein MADLTIHDLIIIGSGPGGLTAGIYAQRAALHTVLIEKGVPGGQLNNTDTIENWPGTKSIQGTALAEAMAEHARSCGLEILNREVLEVEPGLDAHTVRLDDGSELHALAVILACGGHPRQLGIPGETENYGKGVSYCAVCDGFFFRGKQVVVVGGGDSALEESLFLAKISKEVHIVHRRDTFRAGMILQKRIRSEPRVILHMDSVVTAITADDSGVTGVELKNVQNAATHHLDADGVFVFIGFEPNKKLVPAGVKMNTDGFVVTNEKCETNIPGFYVIGDLREKYVKQIVTAAAEGCTAAQVVARYVEDRKARERIT from the coding sequence ATGGCGGATCTGACCATTCACGATCTGATCATTATCGGCAGCGGCCCTGGAGGCCTGACCGCCGGAATATATGCGCAACGCGCCGCACTGCACACGGTACTGATTGAAAAGGGCGTTCCCGGCGGGCAGCTGAACAACACGGATACGATCGAAAACTGGCCGGGAACAAAGTCCATCCAAGGTACCGCTTTGGCAGAGGCCATGGCGGAACATGCCCGTTCCTGCGGCCTGGAAATATTGAATAGAGAGGTCCTGGAGGTCGAGCCGGGCCTGGATGCGCACACCGTCCGCCTCGACGACGGATCAGAACTGCACGCCCTGGCCGTGATTTTGGCCTGTGGCGGGCATCCGCGCCAATTGGGTATTCCCGGGGAAACCGAAAACTATGGCAAGGGGGTTTCCTACTGCGCGGTTTGCGACGGTTTCTTCTTCCGCGGCAAGCAGGTCGTGGTGGTGGGTGGCGGCGACTCTGCTTTGGAAGAGTCCCTGTTCCTGGCGAAAATTTCCAAGGAAGTCCATATCGTCCACCGCAGGGATACGTTTCGGGCCGGGATGATCCTCCAAAAACGCATCCGCAGCGAGCCGCGGGTCATCCTGCACATGGACAGCGTGGTCACGGCGATCACGGCTGATGACTCGGGAGTCACCGGTGTGGAACTGAAAAACGTGCAAAACGCCGCCACACACCACCTGGATGCGGACGGTGTTTTCGTGTTCATCGGCTTTGAGCCCAATAAGAAGCTGGTACCTGCCGGAGTAAAAATGAACACTGACGGTTTTGTGGTCACCAACGAGAAGTGTGAAACCAACATTCCCGGGTTTTACGTCATCGGCGATCTGCGGGAAAAATATGTCAAGCAGATCGTCACTGCCGCGGCCGAAGGCTGCACTGCCGCCCAGGTCGTGGCCCGCTATGTGGAGGACAGAAAAGCCAGAGAGCGGATCACTTGA
- a CDS encoding SPL family radical SAM protein: MHNLDDPAMHVPKYLRHLRQVVVDRSVLDAPLTQRVLRRLGHLPVEIRESEFDFGRMSPSSVDKRAEDASDPRESGEGTVYLKHYRGRFLRSCPGTRHYHCCAYRIVHIGENCPLSCSYCILQAYFQDRVLKVWANQADLFAELESAFMEQSDRRWRLGTGEFTDSLTLEPVTGYSGDLVGFLGTFPQACLELKSKVVDLSWMDRVVRPDRVLPAWSMNAPEIQADQEGGSASLEERLRAARICAQAGFRVCLHFDPVIPFSGWERGYTQTVEMIADHLRPEDVAYISLGSLRFMPELKQRIEENHPQARYIYAEFITGLDGKQRLLRPQRVRQLRHVAEGLRRAGFQGLYLCMESDEVWNAVFGYTPKELGGLGRYLMRRAFGE; the protein is encoded by the coding sequence ATGCACAATCTTGACGATCCGGCCATGCATGTGCCGAAGTATTTACGCCATTTGCGGCAGGTGGTGGTGGACCGGTCGGTCCTGGATGCCCCATTGACCCAGCGGGTGCTGCGGCGGTTGGGGCATTTGCCCGTGGAGATCCGTGAATCCGAGTTTGATTTCGGGCGCATGTCTCCCTCTTCGGTGGACAAAAGGGCCGAGGATGCATCCGATCCCAGGGAGAGCGGCGAGGGAACCGTTTATCTGAAGCACTACCGGGGTCGTTTCCTGCGCTCCTGTCCGGGAACGCGGCACTATCACTGCTGCGCCTACCGGATCGTGCATATCGGCGAGAATTGCCCCTTGTCCTGCTCCTACTGCATTCTCCAGGCCTACTTCCAGGACCGGGTTCTCAAGGTCTGGGCCAATCAGGCGGATTTGTTCGCCGAACTGGAGTCGGCCTTCATGGAGCAATCCGATCGTCGCTGGCGACTGGGCACCGGAGAGTTCACCGATTCCCTGACCCTGGAGCCGGTGACCGGGTACAGTGGTGACCTGGTCGGGTTTCTGGGGACGTTCCCTCAGGCCTGTCTGGAATTGAAGTCCAAGGTCGTGGATCTGAGCTGGATGGACCGGGTGGTCAGGCCGGACCGCGTTTTGCCGGCCTGGTCCATGAACGCGCCCGAGATCCAGGCTGACCAGGAGGGCGGCAGCGCATCCCTGGAAGAGCGCCTGCGGGCCGCCCGGATTTGTGCCCAGGCCGGCTTTCGCGTCTGCCTGCATTTTGACCCGGTCATCCCTTTTTCCGGCTGGGAGCGTGGCTATACCCAAACCGTTGAGATGATCGCGGACCACCTTCGTCCCGAGGATGTGGCCTACATCAGCCTGGGTTCGCTGCGCTTCATGCCGGAACTCAAGCAACGCATCGAGGAGAACCACCCCCAGGCCCGCTACATCTACGCAGAATTCATCACCGGCCTGGACGGCAAGCAACGGCTGCTGCGCCCCCAGCGGGTCCGCCAACTGCGCCATGTGGCCGAAGGGCTGCGCCGGGCCGGCTTTCAGGGTCTGTACTTGTGCATGGAGTCCGACGAGGTCTGGAACGCGGTTTTCGGGTACACGCCAAAGGAGTTGGGCGGGCTGGGTCGGTATTTGATGCGCCGGGCCTTTGGGGAGTGA
- a CDS encoding glycosyltransferase family 2 protein, producing the protein MTPSSMLPISVTILTKDAQRLLAECLQAVSAFADVVILDNGSTDVTLDIAATFANVRVFQEPFTGFGPLHNRAVELAAHDWILSIDSDEIVTSELFTEISNQSLNPACVYSFPMENYFNGKRITTCGWHPDRHVRLFHRGRTRFTDVAVHEGVITTGLREVRLSHPVRHYSYACVADFLTKMQHYTDQFAAQHAGKKSSGPMKALLHGSFAFFKSYVLQRGVTQGYEGLLISAYNGHTAFYKYLKLHEANQRACRRDVP; encoded by the coding sequence ATGACGCCATCCTCAATGCTTCCCATCAGCGTCACGATCCTGACCAAAGACGCCCAACGGCTGCTCGCCGAATGTCTGCAGGCTGTTTCCGCCTTTGCGGACGTGGTCATCCTGGACAACGGCTCCACCGACGTCACCCTGGACATCGCCGCGACCTTCGCCAACGTCCGCGTGTTCCAGGAGCCCTTCACGGGCTTCGGCCCCCTGCACAACCGGGCCGTGGAACTGGCCGCCCATGACTGGATTCTCTCCATTGACAGCGACGAGATCGTCACATCGGAACTTTTCACGGAGATCAGCAACCAGTCCCTGAATCCGGCCTGCGTCTACTCCTTCCCCATGGAAAACTACTTCAACGGCAAGCGCATCACCACCTGTGGCTGGCATCCGGACCGCCACGTCCGGCTGTTTCATCGCGGGCGCACCCGGTTCACGGACGTCGCTGTGCATGAAGGCGTGATCACCACGGGCCTGCGTGAGGTCCGCCTCAGCCATCCCGTCCGCCACTACTCCTATGCCTGCGTCGCCGACTTTCTGACCAAGATGCAGCACTATACCGATCAATTCGCGGCCCAGCACGCCGGGAAAAAAAGCTCCGGACCAATGAAAGCCCTCCTGCACGGAAGCTTTGCCTTTTTCAAATCGTATGTGCTGCAGCGCGGCGTTACCCAGGGGTATGAAGGCCTGCTCATCTCGGCCTACAACGGTCACACCGCATTCTACAAGTATCTCAAGCTGCATGAGGCCAATCAGCGTGCTTGCCGTCGTGATGTACCATGA